One window of Oncorhynchus kisutch isolate 150728-3 linkage group LG25, Okis_V2, whole genome shotgun sequence genomic DNA carries:
- the LOC109870212 gene encoding hepatic leukemia factor-like produces the protein MDKIVSRHLPGNPRFLPMSNHWVLKSLLENPMKLPLLLQQHEQQHEGFEKEQEKEKKLDEERSAPQSAFLGPTLWNKTLPYDGDNFQLEYMDLDEFLSENGLPSELAASTHPNQYQSQSQHQTSIMSQALPSVIDLSNHASASTSVHTSMGAQNCLPSLARAALPSRNTPSPIDPESIQVPVSYVPDPADLVLSSVPGQEMFDPRKRKFAPEELKPQPMFKKARKVLLPDDLKDDRYWVRRKKNNVAAKRSRDARRLKENQIAIRAGFLEKENSALKMEVADLRRELGRTKNIVAEYQVTQGPL, from the exons ATGGATAAAATAGTGTCCAGACATCTCCCGGGGAATCCAAGGTTTCTACCTATGTCGAATCACTGGGTATTGAAGTCTCTACTGGAGAACCCCATGAaactacccctcctcctccaacaacatgaacaacaacaTGAAG GATTTGAGAAGGAGCAAGAAAAGGAGAAGAAGTTGGATGAGGAGAGGAGTGCCCCCCAGTCAGCCTTCCTGGGGCCCACGCTGTGGAACAAGACTCTCCCCTACGATGGAGACAACTTCCAGCTGGAGTACATGGATCTGGACGAGTTCCTGTCGGAAAACGGCCTCCCCTCTGAACTCGCCGCCTCCACCCACCCCAACCAGTACCAATCACAGTCCCAGCACCAGACGTCAATCATGTCACAAGCCTTGCCCTCGGTGATTGACCTTAGCAACCATGCCAGCGCATCAACGTCGGTACACACAAGCATGGGCGCACAGAACTGTCTCCCTAGCCTCGCCAGAGCAG CCCTGCCGTCCAGAAACACTCCCAGCCCCATCGACCCAGAGTCCATCCAGGTGCCAGTGAGCTATGTGCCTGACCCTGCTGACTTGGTTTTGTCCAGCGTACCGGGACAGGAGATGTTTGACCCCCGCAAACGCAAGTTCGCCCCCGAGGAGCTCAAACCACAGCCCATGTTCAAGAAGGCCCGCAAGGTGTTATTGCCAGATGACttgaag GATGACAGGTATTGGGTGAGGCGTAAGAAGAACAACGTGGCTGCCAAGAGGTCACGTGACGCCCGTCGACTCAAAGAGAACCAGATCGCCATTCGAGCCGGTTTCCTGGAGAAGGAGAACTCCGCCCTGAAAATGGAGGTGGCCGATCTGAGAAGAGAGCTTGGGCGCACAAAGAACATTGTGGCCGAGTACCAGGTCACACAGGGGCCTCTGTAA